A genomic segment from Nicotiana tabacum cultivar K326 chromosome 7, ASM71507v2, whole genome shotgun sequence encodes:
- the LOC107818366 gene encoding rhodanese-like domain-containing protein 6 isoform X2 has translation MRGSISLQLNSTLSFTILNECVYFSGSCLILSNLLGNTQDKLIPSSSNGIVLMDARNLYETRIGKFYTPNVETLDPEIRQYSDLPSWIDNNSEKLRGNNILMYCTGGIRCEMASAYIRSKGAGFENVFQLYGGIQRYLEQFPDGGFFKGKNFVFDHRVSVGSSDSRILGTCLLCNSPFDDYSSRSRCTYCRMLVLVCDNCREKDSSYVCELCRKNSLCIQPTSATEFDNSVEISEVAELEAVSTSDRIAPPALVSGPRTLRKLRILCLHGFRQNASGFKGRTASLAKKLKSIAELVFVDAPHELPFIYQIRQNCDSASELENNHPPSESCNKKFSWLVAPDHKGENDSDWKIADSPFDPLQYQKQTEGFDKSIAYLKALYSKAGPFDGILGFSQGAAMAALVCLHQQKLKGQMEFRFAILCSGFAVNMNNCQQGSINVPSLHIFGSDKGKDRQIENEASKYLASLFENGCSVVIEHDFGHIIPARPPYIDQIKDFLKRFL, from the exons ATGCGGGGAAGCATCTCTCTGCAGTTGAATTCCACTCTGTCCTTCACAATATTG AACGAATGTGTATATTTCTCTGGCAGCTGTTTAATTCTCAGTAATTTATTAGGGAACACGCAAGACAAACTGATTCCAAGCAGCAGTAACGGAATAGTCCTGATGGATGCAAGGAATTTATATGAGACTAGAATTGGGAAGTTCTATACACCAAATGTGGAGACTTTGGATCCAGAAATCCGGCAGTACAGCGACCTTCCTTCTTGGATAGATAATAACTCTGAGAAGTTGCGTGGGAACAATATTCTTAT GTATTGTACTGGAGGAATTAGATGCGAGATGGCATCAGCCTATATCAGGTCTAAAGGTGCCGGCTTTGAAAATGTTTTCCAG CTTTATGGTGGGATTCAACGATATCTGGAGCAATTTCCTGATGGTGGTTTTTTCAAAGGAAAGAATTTTGTCTTTGACCACAG GGTTTCAGTTGGAAGTTCAGATTCAAGAATTTTGGGTACTTGTCTTCTCTGTAATTCTCCATTTGATGATTACTCCTCACGGAGCCGGTGCACATACTGTAGGATGCTTGTATTAGTCTGTGATAATTGCCGG GAGAAGGATTCTTCTTATGTTTGTGAATTATGCCGGAAAAACAGCCTGTGTATTCAACCAACTTCAGCAACAGAGTTTGACAACTCGGTGGAAATATCAGAAGTCGCAGAGCTTGAAGCTGTCTCTACCTCGGACAGAATAGCACCACCTGCCTTGGTTTCAG GACCCAGGACATTGCGAAAACTGAGAATTCTTTGCCTTCATGGTTTTCGCCAGAATGCTTCTGGATTCAAAGGTAGAACTGCATCTTTAGCCAAGAAACTCAAGAGCATTGCGGAGCTTGTTTTTGTGGATGCACCCCATGAATTGCCTTTCATTTATCAAATTCGTCAAAACTGCGATTCTGCATCAGAACTGGAAAATAACCATCCACCTTCGGAGAGTTGCAATAAAAAGTTTTCATGGTTAGTTGCACCTGATCACAAGGGGGAGAACGATTCTGATTGGAAGATAGCTGACAGTCCATTTGATCCTCTTCAGTACCAGAAACAAACTGAAGGTTTCGATAAATCAATTGCTTATTTAAAAGCCTTATATTCTAAAGCAGGCCCATTTGATGGGATATTGGGTTTTTCACAAGGAGCTGCAATGGCCGCTTTAGTTTGCCTGCATCAACAGAAGCTAAAAGGACAGATGGAATTCAGATTTGCGATCCTGTGCTCTGGATTTGCTGTCAATATGAACAATTGTCAGCAGGGGTCAATCAATGTTCCTTCACTTCATATATTTGGCAGCGACAAGGGCAAAGATAGGCAGATAGAGAATGAAGCTAGTAAATACCTTGCTTCTTTGTTTGAGAATGGCTGCTCCGTTGTTATTGAACATGACTTTGGTCATATAATTCCAGCACGACCTCCGTATATAGACCAGATAAAAGATTTCCTCAAACGTTTCCTGTAA